Proteins co-encoded in one Saprospira grandis genomic window:
- a CDS encoding rod shape-determining protein gives MKKFFNFFTQEIAIDLGTANTLIIHNDQVVVDEPSIVAVDRNTNDVIAVGKKAMMMHEKTHQKIKTIRPLKDGVIADFEAAERMIQGLIDMIPNRRKLLRSMRTVICIPSGITEVEKRAVFDSAEHVGSRETYLIHEPMAAALGIGLDVTEPVGNMIIDIGGGTTEIAVIALAGIVCDQSIRTAGDEFTFDIVNYMRREHNLLIGERTAEQIKIHVGAAEQNLEEPPADYPVNGRDLMTGIPKQIMVSHKEISRCLDKSVAKIEEAILKALESTPPELAADIYRTGLYLTGGGALLRGLDNRISKKTKLPVHIAEDPLRAVVRGTGIALQNIAKFSFLISQKSL, from the coding sequence ATGAAAAAATTCTTCAACTTCTTTACCCAAGAGATTGCCATCGACTTGGGGACTGCTAATACACTTATCATCCACAACGATCAGGTAGTTGTAGATGAGCCCTCTATTGTGGCCGTAGACCGCAATACCAATGACGTTATCGCTGTAGGAAAAAAAGCGATGATGATGCACGAAAAAACCCACCAAAAAATTAAGACGATTCGCCCATTGAAAGATGGGGTAATTGCTGATTTTGAGGCGGCTGAACGCATGATTCAGGGTTTGATTGACATGATTCCGAACCGCAGAAAGCTGCTTCGGAGTATGCGCACCGTTATTTGTATTCCTTCGGGCATTACCGAGGTAGAAAAACGGGCCGTATTTGATTCTGCCGAGCATGTGGGTTCTCGCGAAACCTACCTCATTCACGAGCCTATGGCGGCTGCATTGGGGATTGGTTTGGACGTGACGGAGCCGGTTGGAAACATGATTATTGATATTGGGGGCGGAACGACGGAGATTGCCGTAATTGCCTTGGCCGGTATTGTTTGCGACCAATCTATCCGTACTGCTGGAGATGAATTTACCTTTGATATTGTAAACTATATGCGTCGGGAACACAACCTATTGATTGGGGAGCGCACCGCCGAGCAGATTAAGATTCATGTAGGGGCTGCCGAGCAGAACCTAGAGGAGCCGCCTGCAGATTATCCGGTAAATGGCCGAGATTTGATGACGGGGATTCCCAAGCAGATCATGGTTTCGCATAAAGAAATTAGCCGTTGTTTGGATAAATCGGTGGCTAAAATTGAAGAGGCTATTTTGAAGGCCTTGGAGAGTACGCCTCCAGAATTGGCGGCCGATATTTATCGGACGGGCCTATATTTGACGGGAGGTGGCGCCCTTTTGCGCGGCTTGGACAATCGGATTAGTAAGAAGACCAAATTGCCCGTACACATTGCGGAAGACCCCCTACGGGCGGTAGTGCGCGGAACGGGAATTGCCTTGCAGAACATTGCCAAATTCTCCTTCCTCATCTCTCAGAAAAGCCTCTAA
- a CDS encoding rhodanese-like domain-containing protein yields the protein MMNSIQQIDLRTLKKWQAQNKDFILVDVREPHEHEDFNIGGQLVPLSDLGPFIERVPKNSCLVLYCRKGLRSQLAIQRISRQRKDLDCYNLIGGIYELM from the coding sequence ATGATGAATAGTATTCAGCAAATTGATTTACGGACCTTAAAAAAGTGGCAGGCCCAAAATAAGGACTTTATCCTAGTGGATGTTCGAGAGCCACACGAACATGAAGACTTTAATATTGGTGGGCAGCTCGTCCCTTTATCTGATTTGGGACCTTTTATAGAAAGAGTGCCAAAAAATAGCTGTTTGGTCCTTTATTGCCGCAAAGGGCTGCGCAGCCAACTGGCCATACAAAGAATTAGTCGGCAGCGCAAAGATTTAGATTGCTACAACCTCATTGGGGGCATCTACGAGCTGATGTAG
- a CDS encoding 30S ribosomal protein S16 — protein MPVKIRLQRKGRKKAPFYHIVIADSRAPRDGKYIERIGTYNPLTVPATINVDRDAAFDWLMKGAQPTDTVRAILKFKGVFYKKHLQRGVAKGALTQEQADAKLAQWIEGKEAVVESRREQTKQRLEKQRQMIFGTPPAKPEPKVEEAPESTEVEASTEEGTDAEA, from the coding sequence ATGCCCGTAAAGATTCGTTTGCAACGCAAAGGACGCAAAAAAGCGCCTTTTTATCACATCGTTATTGCTGACTCTCGTGCTCCCCGTGACGGTAAGTACATTGAGCGCATTGGTACTTACAACCCATTGACTGTACCTGCTACAATCAATGTGGACCGTGATGCCGCTTTTGACTGGTTGATGAAAGGTGCACAACCTACCGACACTGTTCGTGCCATTTTGAAATTCAAAGGTGTATTCTACAAGAAGCATCTTCAGCGTGGTGTAGCCAAAGGTGCTCTTACTCAAGAGCAGGCTGATGCTAAACTAGCGCAATGGATTGAAGGTAAAGAAGCTGTGGTAGAGTCTCGTCGTGAGCAAACCAAGCAGCGTCTAGAAAAGCAACGTCAGATGATTTTTGGAACTCCTCCTGCCAAGCCTGAGCCTAAGGTAGAGGAAGCTCCTGAATCCACTGAGGTTGAAGCTTCTACAGAAGAAGGAACTGATGCAGAAGCCTAA
- a CDS encoding DUF4230 domain-containing protein codes for MRFFDYLLFMFLGALGGAAGYHFFILGQNLEKKDPMPQAKQQILLERIKEVAKLVTVEGEFSNLHEYNNFYAYDISPLRKKALVKVKAKVAVGYDLSQLDWEVDEVQKIVRVRNLPEPQILSIDHDLEYYDIQEGVFNAFNEDELTSINVVVKKMLREEAQESELMGKARREGLRNLGLIKLLVEQNGWTFEALRAPQKNIEEQQIAPPSADSMIKIKIPPLSEPKGSKGSD; via the coding sequence ATGCGTTTTTTCGATTATCTTCTTTTTATGTTTTTAGGAGCATTAGGTGGAGCCGCAGGCTACCACTTTTTTATTTTGGGCCAAAATTTGGAGAAAAAAGACCCCATGCCTCAGGCTAAGCAACAAATTTTGCTAGAACGCATTAAAGAAGTAGCCAAGTTAGTGACCGTAGAGGGCGAATTCTCTAATCTGCATGAGTATAATAATTTTTATGCCTACGATATCAGTCCCTTACGCAAAAAAGCCTTGGTCAAAGTGAAGGCCAAAGTAGCCGTGGGCTACGACCTCAGTCAGTTAGATTGGGAAGTAGATGAGGTCCAAAAAATTGTTCGGGTACGCAACCTTCCCGAGCCCCAGATCTTATCTATAGACCACGACTTAGAGTATTACGACATCCAAGAAGGGGTATTTAATGCCTTTAATGAAGATGAATTGACGAGCATCAATGTGGTTGTTAAGAAAATGCTCCGAGAAGAGGCCCAAGAAAGTGAGCTGATGGGCAAAGCCCGCAGAGAAGGGCTACGCAATTTGGGCCTAATCAAACTATTGGTAGAGCAAAATGGCTGGACCTTTGAGGCCCTTCGGGCCCCTCAAAAAAATATAGAAGAACAGCAGATCGCCCCCCCTTCTGCCGATTCAATGATTAAAATTAAAATTCCTCCCCTCTCTGAGCCCAAGGGCAGTAAAGGCTCAGATTAA
- the mreC gene encoding rod shape-determining protein MreC — protein sequence MNKFSQLIIRYHGVFAFFILELIALNFYFSQNATPEKTAFLSSANRLVGGIFDYQNRWSRYWNLSAVNDSLAQENARLKMQLPSTTFSHLLDSATVGAEDSLSEQQYHYLAATVVNNSVHQQKNYLTLNRGSKHGVRKNTAVLANTQEGVVGVIRAVSTHYALVMSILNTDSRISSRIGRNNYLGVLRWDGQDPRYMQLHDIPKHLGLQKGDSVLTSGFSTVFPKDIFLGKIDSFYIEPGSNFYNISVQLVNDLGQADKVYIVDNILRDEQLELEASIHEQ from the coding sequence ATGAATAAGTTTAGCCAGCTAATTATTCGTTATCATGGTGTTTTTGCCTTCTTCATTTTGGAGTTGATTGCGCTAAACTTTTACTTTAGCCAAAATGCTACGCCAGAGAAGACCGCCTTTTTGAGTTCTGCCAATCGGCTGGTGGGGGGAATTTTCGATTATCAGAATCGTTGGTCGCGCTATTGGAACCTCTCTGCGGTAAATGATTCTTTGGCCCAAGAAAACGCCCGGCTCAAGATGCAACTGCCTAGCACAACCTTTTCGCATTTGCTCGATTCGGCCACAGTGGGGGCCGAAGACAGTTTATCGGAGCAGCAGTATCATTATTTGGCCGCAACGGTGGTCAATAATAGTGTGCATCAGCAGAAGAACTACCTGACCTTGAACCGAGGCAGCAAGCATGGGGTGCGAAAGAATACGGCGGTTTTGGCCAATACCCAAGAGGGGGTGGTGGGCGTGATTCGGGCCGTTTCTACCCATTATGCTTTGGTCATGTCTATTCTCAATACCGATAGCCGAATTAGCAGCCGAATTGGCCGCAACAACTACCTTGGCGTTTTGCGTTGGGATGGCCAAGATCCTCGCTATATGCAGCTGCACGATATTCCCAAACATTTGGGCCTGCAAAAAGGCGATAGCGTATTGACCAGCGGCTTTTCTACGGTTTTTCCCAAAGATATTTTCTTGGGCAAAATTGATAGTTTTTATATAGAGCCAGGCAGTAATTTTTACAATATTTCGGTGCAGTTGGTCAATGATTTGGGCCAGGCGGATAAGGTATATATTGTAGACAATATTCTGAGAGACGAACAACTTGAATTAGAAGCTTCTATCCATGAGCAATAA
- a CDS encoding rod shape-determining protein MreD has product MSNNLFGINIFRFIFVLLLQGLLFKYVDFKLIDIYIHPLFVLLLPLEIPMVLALILAFALGLGVDTFLNSFGLHAAVMVALAFLRPLICAIIEPISGYEPGQLLSKESLGRSWIIRYTALMMGAYMIMATLLEDLSFSWLWLARCILSFIISSLFVLLYQFIFKIRV; this is encoded by the coding sequence ATGAGCAATAACCTTTTTGGCATCAATATTTTCCGCTTTATCTTTGTTTTGTTGTTGCAGGGTCTGCTCTTCAAATATGTAGATTTTAAGCTGATTGATATTTACATTCATCCGCTTTTTGTGCTCTTGCTGCCCCTAGAAATCCCTATGGTTTTGGCCCTGATTTTGGCCTTTGCCCTAGGCTTGGGCGTCGATACTTTTCTCAATAGTTTTGGCTTGCATGCGGCCGTTATGGTGGCCTTGGCCTTTTTACGCCCCCTCATTTGCGCTATCATAGAGCCTATTTCGGGCTATGAGCCAGGCCAACTGCTAAGCAAAGAGAGCTTGGGCCGCAGCTGGATTATCCGTTATACCGCCCTGATGATGGGCGCCTACATGATTATGGCCACCCTACTAGAAGACCTGAGCTTCAGTTGGTTGTGGCTAGCTCGTTGTATCCTGAGCTTTATCATTTCCTCTCTTTTTGTGCTGCTCTATCAGTTTATTTTTAAAATTAGGGTCTAA